The genomic interval AAAAGCTCAAAGGTAAATTCAAATCGCTGAATTACGCCATCCTTTTCTAGCTCATCTTTTGCTTTTTCTATCCCCTCTTTTAACCTTAAAAAGGCATCCTCTAAAATTTTTATGGCAAACTCAAGATTTTCTTTCATAGATTATTCTTCCTGTTTTTAGAATTATCTCTTTAAAGGCTAAAGAAACCGAATTTAAATAGACAATATCAACCTTATAAAGACCAGATATTTCTTCAATTTCTTCTTGCAGCTTCCTTCTTATTCTTATATTTGGTCTTTCTTTATCAATAGCCAAATCAAAATCAGAATTTTTAGCAAAGTCGCTTTTTGCCTTTGAACCAAATAATATAATTTTTTCTGGCTTGAAGTATTTTTTAAGTATCCCTATAATGTTTTCTAATATTTTTACCTCTCTAGGGGTCATTTTTTGTTAAAACCTATAAACACCAGAGATTCCAATGGCAGTTCCTATTTCTTTTATTCTACGCCTTAGAGGGTTTCTTTGCCATATGAATTTGCATAACAGATTATCAGTTATCTCCTTTGCTAAAGAAAGGTTTGCTACAGAGATAAAGAGCATTGTATGATATTCTGCCTTTGCTGTGCCTGTGCCATCAAACATTGTATCCCCCCAATCAATGGCATTTCCATTTGGAATATAGAGACCTCCTCCCAGTGTCCAACCAGAAAGCTCCTGCCAAAAGAGGGAAGAAGGGCAGAGCTCTTTATTTCTTCTTTATTAAATTTTGGTAGCTCCCAAGGATAAGCAAACATACATTCATAAAAAACATATTGAAATTATATCATTTAAGAAAAAAACTAATCAAGTTAAGAAAGAGAGTCAAGGAGATGTACTTTAACCACCATCTCCCAAAATTGGCTATTTCTAAACAACAAATAAAGAAGAAATTT from bacterium carries:
- a CDS encoding nucleotidyltransferase domain-containing protein, translating into MTPREVKILENIIGILKKYFKPEKIILFGSKAKSDFAKNSDFDLAIDKERPNIRIRRKLQEEIEEISGLYKVDIVYLNSVSLAFKEIILKTGRIIYERKS